Genomic DNA from Cololabis saira isolate AMF1-May2022 chromosome 20, fColSai1.1, whole genome shotgun sequence:
GTTGGgcgttaggggttaggggttaggcgTTAGGGGTTGGGCGTTAGGCGTTAGGCGTTAGGCGTTAGGGGTTAGgcgttaggggttaggggttaggcgttaggggttaggggttgggcgttaggggttaggggttgggcgTTGGGGGTTAGGCGTTGGGCGTTGGgcgttaggggttaggggttaggggttaggcgttaggggttaggggttgggcgTTAGGGGTtatgggttaggggttaggggttaggggttaggcgttaggggttaggggttaggggttaggggttaggcgTTGGGCGTGCAGGTGCGCGGGCGGGGGGAACACGTACTTGAGCAGCTCGCAGCGGTGCGCGTCCTGGGACTCGTACACCGTCCTCTTCAGCAGCCGGCTCAGGTGCAGCGGGAACCAGCACAGCGCGAAGATCAGCACCAGGCAGAACACGGCCTTGGCCACCTCGCGGCGCTGCGGGGGAAAACGGGTCAGCGTCCGGGTCTGGGGCTACGATCAGAGGCCGGCGTTCTGTCCATCTCTGCTGCTTCGTCAAATAATGCTACCTCATgctttttctacctttgtagagctacaattttatggtgttttactccctaaaccacttctttgtctcttgccagaccgttattgtaaataagaatgttcttaatgacctgcctggttaaataaaggcccatgactgaatgaatatcaaataaagcgatcgaataggttttttttctctttatcgtataatgttcacaaagtgtaatgtaattcatgtcatgggtcgtgtattttgaaagaTCAAATACTCatcatcccatattatccattttaaatcaatgttTAGGGGGTagtttgatagtccagtaacatcctatcaaataatgcattcaggtacgatactaatcacctcactgccactgcaggatgaatctCAGCAAACTTAAATCTCCATTTATCCATTTTGTAATTACTATTTTTGGAttgataataaagaataaaataagtaaaggcacacaaacaaacaattgTCTCAATTTCTCGTTTCAGCGTGGACTGAAGGGATGCTGgaaatgatgggcgtggcaatcaaactttgaaaatcaacctcaaagtagcatttctggGGGTGGACAGAACACCTGTCCGGCAGGGCCGTACCTGTTTGAGGTGGTCGCTGAGCGACGCCCGCAGCGCCCCCCTCTGGTGCCGCAGCATCTCGCAGGTCATGAGGCCGTAGAAGATGGCGGACACGGCCAGCGGGACGCAGAAGTAGAACCCGAACAGCCACCAATCCTTGGCGTCCCGGTAGAACTGAAATGGCAAGGAAACCCGGATCAGAACCGTGCCAGTGACTAtgctgaagccccgcccccgcccCTCCCTGGCCCAgccccaggccccgccccctcaccgtCATGAAGGGCGTGTCCGGCTGCAGCATGCAGGTGGTCATGCTGACGTTCTTGTACTGGAAGGAGACCATGCGGAAGCCGACGGCCTCCGGCGCCGCCAGCAGCAGCGACAGCGCCCAGATGGCCAGGATCTCCAGGGCCGTCGCAGTGGGAACGCCGGagcccgggacccgggaccaggacgccacggcccggtaccggtccACGCTCAGCGCGCACAGGTTGAGCACGGTAATGCCGACCGACGCCTTCTGCAGGAACGGGAACAGCTTGCAGAGAAACAGGCCCAGGGGCTGCTCGGCGAAGGGCCAGCGCATCGCCAAGAGCTGCAAGCACACGGAGGGGGTTAACAAAGGGGTCCGAGGGGGCCCCAGAGGGCCCCCTAAGGCCCCTAAGGGCCCCCCCAGGACCCccacagcggactaaaactctctacaccacagactaaaactctctacaccacagactaaaactctctacaccacagtggactaaaactctctacaccacagactaaaactctctacaccacagactaaaactctctacaccacagcagactaaaactctctacaccacagactaaaactctctacaccacagactaaaactctctacaccacagactaaaactctctacaccacagcggactaaaactctctacaccacagactaaaactctctacaccacagactaaaactctctacaccacagcagactaaaactctctacaccacagactaaaactctctacaccacagactaaaactctctacaccacagactaaaactctctacaccacagactaaaactctctacaccacagactaaaactctctacaccacagactaaaactctctacaccacagactaaaactctctacaccacagactaaaactctctacaccacagactaaaactctctacatcacagactaaaactctctacaccacagactaaaactctctacaccacagactaaaactctctacaccacagcggacaaaaactctctacaccacagactaaaacccactacaccacagactaaaactctctacaccacagcggactaaaactctctacaccacagactaaaactctctacaccacagcggacaaaaactctctacaccacagactaaaacccactacaccacagactaaaactctctacaccacagactaaaactctctacaccacagactaaaactctctacaccacagactaaaactctctacaccacagcggactaaaactctctacaccacagactaaaactctctacaccacagtggactaaaactctctacaccacagactaaaactctctacaccacagactaaaactcactacaccacagactaaaactctctacaccacagactaaaactctctacaccacagactaaaactctctacaccacagactaaaactctctacaccacagactaaaactctctacaccacagactaaaactctctacaccacagactaaaactctctacaccacagactaaaactctctacaccacagcggactaaaactctctacaccacagactaaaactcactacaccacagactaaaactctctacaccacagactaaaactcactacaccacagactaaaactctctacaccacagactaaaactctctacaccacagcggactaaaactctctacaccacagactaaaactctctacaccacagactaaaactctctacaccacagcagactaaaactctctacaccacagactaaaactctctacaccacagactaaaactctctacaccacagactaaaactctctacaccacagactaaaactctctacaccacagactaaaactctctacaccacagactaaaactctctacaccacagactaaaactctctacatcacagactaaaactctctacaccacagactaaaactctctacaccacagactaaaactctctacaccacagactaaaactctctacaccacagcggactaaagctctctacaccacagactaaaactctctacaccacagcggactaaaactctctacaccacagactaaaactctctacaccacagcggacaaaaactctctacaccacagactaaaacccactacaccacagactaaaactctctacaccacagactaaaactctctacaccacagactaaaactctctacaccacagactaaaactctctacaccacagtggactaaaactctctacaccacagactaaaactctctacaccacagtggactaaaactctctacaccacagactaaaactctctacaccacagactaaaactcactacaccacagactaaaactctctacaccacagactaaaactctctacaccacagactaaaactctctacaccacagactaaaactctctacaccacagactaaaactatctacaccacagactaaaactctctacaccacagactaaaactctctacaccacagactaaaactctctacaccacagactaaaactctctacaccacagactaaaactctctacaccacagcggactaaaactctctacaccacagactaaaactcactacaccacagactaaaactctctacaccacagactaaaactcactacaccacagactaaaactctctacaccacagactaaaactcactacaccacagactaaaactctctacaccacagactaaaactctctacaccacagcggactaaaactctctacaccacagcggactaaaactctctacaacacagactaaaactctctacaccacagactaaaactctctacaccacagactaaaactctctacaccacagcggactaaaactcactacaccacagactaaaactctctacaccacagactaaaactctctacaccacagcggactaaaactcactacaccacagcggactaaaactctcaCACCACAGCGGCCTTCTGAACTGGATTTGATAATATTCCTCAACAATTTGATGCCgtgacccggatgacaatagaccttcgatggaaactcctttttccagaccaacgacaCACCAGTGACTTCTATCAAAATTATTACAGAGGTAAGGGGTCCttttacaaaatcccaaattattgttgctgggttgttgtcgaaagtctgtgaattggagtACCAGAGAAcggttgacgtcatcctgaaATTTAGGTAAGTTAGTAAGctgtgtgtggttgtgagcaggggttattgtagagatgtttttaggaaTGTTGTTCTGAGTACCAAGAGTAATAGTCCAGTGGGACTTATAGCATATGCAGGACATGAGGTCCATAAGAAGTGTTGGGAATACTTAGAAATTTGTGGGAAATAGACATATATGTAGAGGAACTGTTTTTTATAGGTGGGGATGATTTGCTCTCCCAAatactttatttcatttagtAAGGATCTGACTCGCTCTCCTtacatcaacaggaatgattgGTATGCTCTCAAGTAGACTGATGATCAGAAGAATACTAGGTTTTTTGGTATCTTACAGAAATAAAACCAACACATGGTCCCGGTCACCTTGTAGACGTTGATGGGGACGTCGATGGCGATGTAGACCAGGTCCCCGAGGGCCAGGCTGGCGATCAGGGCGTTGGGGCCCGTCCTCATGCTGCGGTTCTGGTAGATAATCCTCAGCAGGGTCCCGTTGCCCACGACGCCCACCACGAACACCAGCACCGACAGGGCCGTGTTGATGTACTTGAAGGCCGTCTGGATGGACGTGGTCTGCAGGCAGGAGGGGGGCGTGGCCTGGGAGGAGGGGGGCGGGTTCTGGGAGGCGTTGGCAGGGGGCCCGGGGGGCcctggggggccgggggggccgggcTTCCCTCCAGGTCTGTGTTTACTCTTGCTGAACCGCCTCAGAGTCGCTGGTTCAGACCCCGGGACGGCCCCCAGCGGGCCCCCGGCCCCCCGGTCCGACgccacctgcaggtctggaggaCGGAGCTGAGGCTGAGCTGTGGCGTTGCCCCGGCAACCAGCCGGACCGGCCAGCAGGACGCAGCAGACAACCAGCAGCAGGGCGGCGGTTCTAAACCCGGACCGGACCGAGACTCCACGAAGCATTCCGGAGCTCGTTGGGACCCCTGGACCAGTTCCTGGACCAGTTCCTGGACCAGTTCCTGCACCAGTTCCTGGACCAGTTCCTGAACCAGTTCCTGGACCAGTTCCTGCACCAGTTCCTGAACCAGTTCCTGGACCAGTTCCTGCACCAGTTCCTGAACCAGTTCCTGGACCAGTTCCTGGACCAGTTCCTGGACCAGTTCCTGAACCAGTTCCTGGACCAGTTCCTGCACCAGTTCCTGAACCAGTTCCTGGACCAGTTCCTGCACCAGTTCCTGCACCAGTTCCTGGACCAGTTCCTGAACCAGTTCCTGCACCAGTTCCTGGACTAGTTCCTGCACCAGTTCCTGGACCAGTTCCTGCACCAGTTCCTGCACCAGTTCCTGAACCAGTTCCTGGACTAGTTCCTGGATCAGTTCCTGAACCAGTTCCTGCACCAGTTCCTGGACCAGTTCCTGCACCAGTTCCTGGACCAGTTCCTGGACTAGTTCCTGCACCAGTTCCTGAACCAGTTCCTGGACTAGTTCCTGAACCAGTTCCTGGACCAGTTCCTGCACCAGTTCCTTGACCAGTTCCTGAACCAGTTCCTGCACCAGTTCCTGAACCAGTTCCTGCACCAGTTCCTGGACTAGTTCCTGCACCAGTTCCTGCACCAGTTCCTGGACTAGTTTCTGCACCAGTTCCTGGACCAGTTCCTGCACCAGTTCCTGCACCAGTTCCTGCACCAGTTCCTGGACTAGTTCCTGCACCAGTTCCTGCACCAGTTCCTGGACCAGTTCCTGCACCAGTTCCTGGACCAGCGGTTTCCGGGGCAGTTTCCGGGGCGGTTTTCGGGGTGGCGGCGCTGAAGGAAAACTCTGGAAATTAAAAATCACAACAGAAATGTTATGATGAGCAGCAGAAACGTCTCCCAGAGGTGGACTAGACTAGATTACTCCAGTCTAgttcagtccagtccagtccagtccagtccagtccagtccagtccagtctagTCCAGCTGTAAGGTTAATTAGAGGTTAAACTTGTTTTGTCCTTCTGAAAACTGTCACAGGCTTCGTAAACAGATGTCAcaacagccacttcctgatctgcTCAGGTTTTGGACTGTCCTGGTTCAATCACTCGACTGAAATGTCATGATTAAATCACACTTTATCTCTTCCTCTCACTGTCCATAACGGTCAGTCTCTGTCAAGTTTTTTAATAAAAGCATCATGCAGAGGGAAAGCATTTGGGAAGCATTTGCTGTCAGGAGCTTCGCCCTTCTGCAGAAACGTGTTAAAAGATCATTTagcagtctctgtgtctttcctggttacgaacttatgtaatgttgatttagacctAACATAACCCGGGACCCAAGATCTGTGGCGTTGGGATGACGTGGGATGCGGCTGCCTAAAACTGTTGACAAACCATCCCAACTTCAGGGACGAGGCCAATAGGAAATTGGTCCTGCGCCGATCCGAGATCCAGTGACGGGTCCCTGAGCCAGGAAGGACCTGAGACTGGTAAGAGACATTTCTCTCAGTAATACCTGGGTTATTAAATGTGCTAAAGTATTTTATGGTAAAATACGAGTGAAATTCCGTGTATACTAGCCTGGGTTTAGTGAAATAAGGCTAACGCCCAAGGGTCTGGGACACATTGTGGTGAAATAAAAGTCAGGGACTTTAAAGTAATGTTACGGAATAACGAGAGGAGGTTTCTATTGGaatgttttttaatggtttttgtctaatgtttgttttgtttaatgtttttgtCTAATGTTCAAGATTGAAACTGTTTATTGCCAATGTTGTGGTTTCACTAAATTAATCAGCcctaaaaccaaactgtcaaaACGAAACTTATGAGCTGAAAGAAAGTTAAAAAGATTgctaaaataacaaatatgTGGTTAAACTAAAACTTATTGCGAACCTAAAATAATTTCCAAAAGACTCTTAGTTGATGGGACATCCCTAAAAATAGGTAAATAAAAGATTGTGGAAAAATATTGTGCAAAATAATATACAGAACTTAAAAGACAGATACGTGAAAGTGGAGGAAAAGGAGCTGCTGCAAATTTGCAGGGCCAAAAGTCATGGTGcggggtgtgtgtgagtgtgagtgtgagtgtgagtgtgagtgtgtgtgtgtgtgtgtgtgtgtgtgtgtgtgtgtgtgagtgtgagtgtgag
This window encodes:
- the LOC133420141 gene encoding endothelin-1 receptor-like isoform X2, with translation MLRGVSVRSGFRTAALLLVVCCVLLAGPAGCRGNATAQPQLRPPDLQVASDRGAGGPLGAVPGSEPATLRRFSKSKHRPGGKPGPPGPPGPPGPPANASQNPPPSSQATPPSCLQTTSIQTAFKYINTALSVLVFVVGVVGNGTLLRIIYQNRSMRTGPNALIASLALGDLVYIAIDVPINVYKLLAMRWPFAEQPLGLFLCKLFPFLQKASVGITVLNLCALSVDRYRAVASWSRVPGSGVPTATALEILAIWALSLLLAAPEAVGFRMVSFQYKNVSMTTCMLQPDTPFMTFYRDAKDWWLFGFYFCVPLAVSAIFYGLMTCEMLRHQRGALRASLSDHLKQRREVAKAVFCLVLIFALCWFPLHLSRLLKRTVYESQDAHRCELLNFLLVLDYFSINMATVNSCINPIILFFVSKKFKSCFKSCLCCCCYSGSLSNSNGTSLQYKHTDP
- the LOC133420141 gene encoding endothelin receptor type B-like isoform X1, with the translated sequence MLRGVSVRSGFRTAALLLVVCCVLLAGPAGCRGNATAQPQLRPPDLQVASDRGAGGPLGAVPGSEPATLRRFSKSKHRPGGKPGPPGPPGPPGPPANASQNPPPSSQATPPSCLQTTSIQTAFKYINTALSVLVFVVGVVGNGTLLRIIYQNRSMRTGPNALIASLALGDLVYIAIDVPINVYKLLAMRWPFAEQPLGLFLCKLFPFLQKASVGITVLNLCALSVDRYRAVASWSRVPGSGVPTATALEILAIWALSLLLAAPEAVGFRMVSFQYKNVSMTTCMLQPDTPFMTFYRDAKDWWLFGFYFCVPLAVSAIFYGLMTCEMLRHQRGALRASLSDHLKQRREVAKAVFCLVLIFALCWFPLHLSRLLKRTVYESQDAHRCELLNFLLVLDYFSINMATVNSCINPIILFFVSKKFKSCFKQRHQPAVQAHRPLRSL